Proteins encoded in a region of the Sphingomonas sp. HMP9 genome:
- a CDS encoding recombinase family protein, whose protein sequence is MIYGYARVSSNGQDLAQQLAQLDAVGCTKIYREKISAATADRPQLKRAIAALDAGDVLMVTSTDRLARNTRDLLNILYVVKEAGAGFRSITEPMVDTTSEFAEVIIAVLGVAAGWERHRITERTTAGRAQAKARGVKFGRRAALTPHQQAEALQRLAAGDTQRTVAALLGVNQATISRLYRTHGTIGD, encoded by the coding sequence ATGATTTACGGCTACGCACGCGTCTCATCCAACGGTCAGGATCTGGCCCAGCAGCTCGCCCAGCTCGACGCGGTCGGCTGCACCAAGATCTACCGCGAGAAGATTAGCGCCGCGACGGCCGATCGACCGCAGCTCAAGCGCGCGATCGCCGCGCTCGATGCCGGCGATGTGCTGATGGTGACGTCGACCGATCGCCTTGCTCGCAACACCCGCGACCTTCTGAACATCCTGTACGTGGTGAAGGAAGCCGGTGCGGGCTTCCGCTCGATTACCGAGCCAATGGTTGACACCACCTCAGAGTTTGCCGAGGTCATCATCGCTGTCTTGGGCGTCGCGGCCGGCTGGGAGCGCCATCGCATTACCGAACGCACCACTGCCGGCAGGGCTCAGGCCAAGGCGCGGGGCGTGAAGTTCGGTCGACGTGCTGCCCTCACCCCTCACCAGCAGGCAGAGGCACTACAGCGGCTCGCCGCTGGCGATACGCAGCGCACAGTCGCCGCCCTGTTGGGGGTCAATCAGGCAACGATATCGCGGCTGTATCGAACACACGGAACGATAGGCGACTAG
- the tnpC gene encoding IS66 family transposase, whose protein sequence is MGRPDLERLSREELIELVLRLQRPAKTSQTSSKPPSTDRKERRESSRPGGAKPGHEGHSRIRGDAFDRAIDHRPDTCTGCCAALPVDLAAETVSEHDTVELPPITPIVERHRRLSVRCPSCGMRVAAALPDAAKGTPFGARIHAIATYLKTFQALSYERLQGAFADLFALTISQGGLMNMLRRAQEHFVDGREDAVSSLRQASVVSSDETGVRIEGSNSYHWVFRCDRAVVHTAAPTRGAIVVRTMMDGHRPDVWCSDRYAAQQGHADAHQACLAHLARDVAYALQNSEDFLPMRLKLWLGKAFRLARDIRHLARSTIAARRRALERTIGDILSTATACDLTRKLQNKFARAREQLLTFAYWPGQVEPTNNACERDLRPAVIQRKVTNGYRAMWAAQGEADVRTVVATARLTPGANIFGTIAATLGA, encoded by the coding sequence ATGGGTCGTCCGGATCTTGAGCGCCTGAGCCGCGAAGAACTGATCGAGCTGGTGCTGCGCCTGCAGCGCCCGGCCAAGACGTCGCAGACCTCGTCGAAGCCGCCCTCGACCGACCGCAAGGAGCGGCGCGAGTCCTCGCGGCCGGGCGGGGCAAAGCCGGGCCACGAGGGACATAGCCGGATACGAGGCGACGCATTCGATCGCGCAATTGATCATCGTCCGGACACCTGCACCGGCTGTTGTGCGGCACTACCGGTCGATCTGGCTGCCGAGACCGTCAGCGAGCACGACACGGTCGAACTTCCGCCGATCACGCCCATTGTAGAGCGCCACAGACGGTTGTCGGTTCGTTGCCCATCGTGCGGGATGCGCGTGGCAGCGGCTCTACCGGACGCTGCGAAAGGAACGCCGTTCGGCGCACGGATCCATGCGATCGCGACCTATCTGAAGACCTTTCAGGCGCTGTCCTACGAACGACTTCAGGGAGCGTTTGCCGACCTGTTCGCCCTGACGATCAGTCAGGGCGGCCTGATGAACATGCTCCGCCGTGCACAGGAGCACTTCGTGGACGGACGCGAGGACGCGGTGTCGAGCTTGCGTCAGGCAAGCGTCGTCAGCTCGGATGAGACCGGGGTGCGTATCGAAGGCAGCAACTCATACCACTGGGTTTTTCGGTGCGACCGTGCCGTCGTTCACACAGCGGCCCCGACCCGCGGCGCGATCGTGGTACGCACCATGATGGACGGGCATCGCCCGGACGTCTGGTGCTCTGACCGCTATGCAGCCCAGCAAGGTCATGCCGATGCACACCAGGCCTGCCTCGCCCATCTTGCGCGCGATGTCGCCTACGCGCTTCAGAACAGTGAGGACTTCTTGCCGATGCGCCTCAAACTATGGCTTGGTAAGGCGTTCAGACTGGCCAGGGACATCCGCCATCTCGCACGATCCACGATTGCCGCCAGGCGACGCGCTCTGGAGCGAACCATCGGCGATATCCTCAGTACGGCGACGGCGTGCGATCTGACCCGAAAGCTCCAGAACAAGTTTGCTCGCGCCAGAGAGCAGCTCCTGACCTTTGCCTATTGGCCCGGCCAGGTCGAGCCGACCAACAACGCGTGCGAGCGCGACCTTCGCCCCGCTGTCATCCAGCGCAAGGTCACCAACGGATACCGCGCCATGTGGGCCGCCCAAGGCGAAGCCGATGTCAGGACCGTCGTCGCCACCGCACGTCTCACGCCTGGCGCCAACATCTTCGGTACGATCGCAGCAACCCTGGGCGCCTAA
- a CDS encoding Crp/Fnr family transcriptional regulator — MPNSAVLAPMLDKLTRRSPLGPAETNAILALQYRLADVDPGMYLVREGNKVKNCCLLLWGFVYRSKITGSGSRQIVSIHLRGDLVDLQNILLEDADHNVQALTHAQVAYIPCQAILNLTEAYPAIGRALWLDTLVDASMAREWILNIGQRNARQRIAHLLCELALCQEAAGICKAPDYELPMTQEQIGDATGLTSVHVNRTLKALRADGLISTDGRKVTIKDWSGLRSAGDFSKGYLHQPALPFAA, encoded by the coding sequence ATGCCTAATTCCGCAGTGCTTGCACCGATGCTCGACAAGTTGACGCGGCGGTCGCCGCTGGGCCCAGCCGAAACCAACGCGATCTTGGCCTTGCAGTACCGGTTGGCAGACGTCGATCCTGGCATGTACCTTGTTCGGGAAGGGAACAAGGTAAAGAACTGTTGCCTACTTCTGTGGGGCTTCGTGTACCGGAGCAAGATCACAGGCAGCGGCTCACGACAGATCGTATCGATCCATCTGCGAGGAGATTTGGTCGATCTACAGAACATCCTTCTTGAAGATGCCGATCACAATGTGCAGGCCCTGACCCATGCCCAGGTAGCGTACATACCGTGCCAAGCAATTCTCAACCTGACGGAAGCATACCCCGCTATTGGGCGCGCGCTTTGGCTCGACACTCTGGTGGACGCTTCAATGGCGCGGGAATGGATACTAAACATTGGCCAGCGTAATGCCCGCCAGCGCATCGCGCACCTGCTTTGCGAACTTGCACTGTGCCAGGAAGCTGCGGGCATATGCAAAGCTCCAGATTACGAATTGCCGATGACGCAGGAGCAGATTGGGGACGCGACCGGCCTAACGTCGGTTCACGTCAATCGCACGCTCAAGGCGTTGCGCGCCGATGGGCTTATCAGCACGGACGGGCGAAAGGTAACGATCAAGGACTGGTCCGGACTGCGTTCAGCCGGCGATTTCAGTAAAGGCTACCTGCACCAGCCGGCTTTGCCGTTCGCGGCTTAG
- a CDS encoding DUF6894 family protein, with product MTIYFFNIIEGDEYISDLEGIDCSDLAAVQKAAIAGASGLIAEAMKKGEQDYRGRFEVADERGATVLSLAFACPITIKIIPPLAKES from the coding sequence ATGACCATTTATTTCTTCAATATCATCGAAGGGGATGAGTACATCTCCGATTTGGAGGGCATCGATTGCTCAGATTTGGCCGCCGTGCAGAAGGCGGCGATCGCAGGTGCCAGCGGGCTGATTGCCGAGGCCATGAAGAAAGGCGAGCAGGACTACCGCGGGCGGTTTGAAGTGGCGGATGAACGTGGTGCAACGGTTCTTTCGCTGGCGTTTGCCTGCCCTATCACAATCAAGATCATCCCGCCTCTCGCCAAGGAAAGCTAA